From the Candidatus Eisenbacteria bacterium genome, the window TGTTCACGCGCGGCGAGACGCAGGCGCTCGCGGTCGCCACACTCGGCACCAAGAGCGACGAGCAGCGGGTCGAGGAGCTCGAAGGACAGTCGTGGAAGTCGTACATGCTGCACTACAACTTCCCGCCGTTCTCGGTCGGTGAAGTGCGTCCGATCCGCGGTCCGGGCCGGCGCGAGATCGGTCATGGTGCGCTCGCCGAGCGCGCGATCGAGCCGGTGATCCCGGCCGACACCAGCTTCCCCTACACGATTCGGCTGGTCAGCGACATCCTCGAGTCGAACGGCTCGTCGTCGATGGCTACGGTGTGCGGCTCCTCGATGGCCCTGATGGACGCGGGCGTGCCGATCAAGGCACCGGTCGCGGGCATCGCGATGGGTCTCATCAAGGAAGGCGACGCGGTCGAAGTGCTGACCGACATCCTCGGCGTCGAGGATCATCTCGGCGACATGGACTTCAAGGTGTGCGGCACGCGTGACGGCATCACCGCGTTCCAGATGGACACCAAGATCGGCGGCGTCTCACGCCAGGTCATGGCGGACGCGCTCGAGCGGGCCCGCAAGGGCCGGCTTCACATCCTCGGCATCATGGACGCGGCGCTGGCCGCTCCGCGCACCGAGATGTCGCCGTTCGCACCGCGCATCACGATCATCAACATCCACCCCGACAAGATCCGCGAAGTCATCGGACCCGGCGGCAAGGTGATCAAGAAGATCACCGAAGAAACCGGCGCCCAGATCGACATCGACGACTCGGGTGAGGTGCGCATCGCCGCGGTCAACCTCGAGGGCGGACGCCGTGCCGAGGAACTGATCCGTGGCATCGCGCAGGATCCCGAAGTGGGAGCGGTCTACCAGGGCAAGGTTCGCAGCGTGGTCACGTTCGGAGCGTTCGTCGAGATCGTTCCGGGCCGCGACGGACTGCTGCACATCTCCGAGATCGAGCACCACCGCCTGGCGCGTACCGAGGACGTCCTCAACGTGGGCGACATGGTGATGGTCAAGGTGATCGGCGTCGACAAGGAGGGCAAGATCAAGCTCTCCCGCAAGGCGCTCCTGCCGGAGCCCGAGGGTGGCGTGCCGGCCGGCGCTGCGTCGAGCTCAGGCAGCGGTTACGGTGGCGGCGGAGATCGCGACCGGGACCGTGGACGCGATCGCGGACGTCGTCGCTAGTCTCGAATCGCTTCGAGTAACGGAGGCGCGCCCCGCCCAGGGGCGCGCCTTTTCCGTTGCGGGAGGCGCCTCAGGGGCGGCGGAACAACAGCTCGTTGCAGGCGTTGCCCTCCCAGTTGACCAGTCGCTCGAGTTCGAAGCCGGCGCGCGAGTGCACGTGCTGGAAGATCTCTCCCGAGGTCGCATATTCGTACGGGAATCCACCGAGCCAGTCGCGGACGTCGTGCATGAACTCCATGCCGCGGCGGCCGGCGCCCTCGCGATCGAGAAACGGCGAGATCGGATTTCGCAATGTGACGAGGCGCGTGAGCACGAAGTTCGCGACGTAGCCGGCTTCCATCAAGCGCCGCACCACGGCGGGGCCACGCGTGTAGGTTCGCTTCAGGTGCCACCACATGCGCGAGCTGTCGGGGAAGCGCTCGACTTTGTTGTAGATCGAGATCGCAAAGCGCCCGCCGGGAAGCACCCGCGTCGCCGCCGCGTCGATCGCCTCCCACATGTGACCGGTGTGGTGGAGGACCCCCCACGAGTAGACCACGTCGGCCGGCTGCACCGTCGCCATGAATGCCGCGTCGAGCACCGAACCCTGGCGCACCGTCCAGCGCTCGTCGGCGACGCCGTGCGCGCACTGGAGCGACCGCGTGGCGGCGACCGAGTTCGCGTCGTAGTCGAACGATTCCACGTGCTCGGCCTCGAGCAGGTGAGCCGCGAGCGAGAACAGACCCGAGCCGCATCCGATGTCGAGCACGCGGCGTCCGCGCAGCGTCTCGACTCCGAGGAATTCACGCATCGAGGTGACGGCGTGGGCGACGCGCTGCTCATTGAGCGCGTGCTTCACGTAGCTTTGCCAGTTGGCGCCGAACTCGTAGCGCGTCTCGTCGGACATGGGGGAGGAGCTCGTTCGAGAGAGGGTGAAGGTGCGCGAAGCGACGCGCGCGAGGGCAATCATGGTAGCGCACTCGAGCGGCGCGTCGGAACCGTTCGATTGACCCTGCGCAAAGGCGACTTGTAGCATCGTTCGCACCTCGTGCGCGCCCGCGCCGCCGCGGGGCCCCGTCTGCGCTCCTTCCCACCCGAGGCGCTGCGCTTGCTCGCTCCGACCGTGGCTTCCGAGTCCCCGCTGTCCTTCGAATCGGAGGGACTTCCGCTCTATGGCGTCTACCATGCGCCGGCCGAGGCGCGCGACCGCCCGGTCGTGGTGCACGTGCACGGGCTCGGCGTCGAGCAGATCAGCACCTATCGCGCCGAGGTACTGAACGCGCGCGCGCTGGCGGCCGCCGGCGTGCCGGTGCTGCGCTTCCACGCTCGCGGTCACGGTGACTCCGCCGGCAATTTCGCGGATGTCACGATCGAGACGCTGACCCGCGACGCGAACGCCGCAGCCGACGAAGCGCGCCGGCGCTCGGGAGCGAAGCACGTGGTGTGGCTCGGAGTGCGTTTCGGCGCGCGAGTGCGGCGGCGGCGGCCAGCGCGCCGCGACGACGCCGTGGGGCTCGCGATGTGGGAGCCGCTTCATCGCGGTCCCGAGTACTTTCGAGCGATGCTGCGCGGATTGCTGTTCTCTCAGGTCGCGGCGGGGAAGAAGCCGGAGCACTCGGTCGACGAGCTGCTCGCGCGGGTCGCTGCCGGCACGGCCGTCGACGTGCACGGCTACTACCTGCATCCGGCGGTGTTCGAGTCGCTGGCCGATCGCTCGCTCGGAGAGACGCTCGCGACCTGGTCGGGACCCACGCTGCTGGTGCAGATCCAGTCGCGCGCGCGGCTGACGCCGGACCACGCTGCGCTGCTGGAGGCCGTTCAGGCGCGCGGCGCCCGGGTGCAGAGCCACGTGGTGCGCGAGGATCTCGGCTGGCACTTCACGCAAAATCCGGCGTGGGAGAGTCCGGCGCTGGTTGCCGCGACCCGGGAGTGGGTCGATGCCCTGGATTGAAACCCCCGAGCAGATCGAACGTGCCCGCGCCGAGCGTGCCGTGGTGGTGCCGACGCCGCGCGGCGAGCTGTTTGGAATCCTGACCCCGCCGGATCCGACCGTGCCACCGGCCGGCCGCTGCGCGATCCTGTTCACGCGCCCGCGCTCACACCGCAATCGCATGTGGGTCGAAGGTGCGCGGCGCCTCGCCGCGCGCGGACTCCACGCGTTTCGATTCGACTACCACGGATGTGGCGATAGTGGCGGGGACGCCTCGTACCTGGATCCCAATCGCCCCTACCGCGAGGACGCGGTGGCGGTGATTCGATTCCTGCGCGAGCACTTCGGACAGCGCCGCTTCGTAGTGTGCGGCACCTGCTTCGACGCTCGAACCGCGCTGTCCGCGTTCATGGACGAGGGCGACGCGATCGACGGGCTGGTGTTCATGGCCGCTCCCGTCATGGAGCTCAAGACCATGACGCTCGTTCACGCCGACCAGAAGGACTGGCGACATCTCGCTCGCGCGCTTCGCAACCCCGAGAACTGGCGCTCGCTCGCACGCCGCGAGCGCTGGAGCTACATGTCACGGGTGCTCGGCCGGGTGACCGGCAACAGCCTGCGCGGGGGGCACGACGAGGATGCGCTGCCGCTCGCGTCGAGCTTCCTCGAGCACTTCCGGGCGTTGGTGCGCTCGCGGGCACGCGCGCTGTTCCTGTACGGGTCCGAGGACGCAGAGTACGAATCGTTCCGGGTCGCGGAGCGCTCGGTGTTCCCGCGCCTGCGTCCCTCGGAGCGTGCGCGTTTCGAGATCGAGGTGTGGCCGGGTACCGTGCACGGTTTCCTCGAGATGCCGCGCCAGCGCGAGACCTTCGCCCGCGCACTCGGCTGGATCGAGGCGCTGGCGTCGACCCCCGACGTCCGCACCGATGCGACTGCCGCCCCGGGGACCCGCGCATGAGCGACTTGCAGTTCCAAAAGACCGTCCTGCCGAGCGGCATGACGGTGCTCAGCGAGCCGATGCCGGACCGGCGCTCGATCGCATTCGGGGCGTTCGTCCGTAGCGGTGCCCGGGACGAGCCGTCCGAGCGGCTCGGCATCACCCACTTTGTCGAACACATGATGTTCAAGGGCACCGAGCGACGCGACGCGCGCGCGATCGCGCACAGCCTCGAGTCGCTCGGCGGTCACCTGGATGCGTTCACGGCGCGCGAGCAGGTCTGCTATTACGCGAGAGCGCTGGGCGATCATCTGCCCGAGGTGGTCGACGTGGTCGCCGACATCCTGAGCCGTTCGCGATTCGCTCCGAACGACATCGAGCGCGAGAAGTCGGTGGTGTGCGAGGAGATCCTCGCCTATGACGACAATCCCGAAGAGCGCGTTCAGGACCAGCACGCCCGCCACCTGTGGGGCGAGCACGGACTGGGCCGCCCGATCCTCGGCAGCGCCGAGACGGTGCGGGCGCTCACGCGCGAAGACCTCGTGACGTTTCACGCACGACGCTATCGCGCCGATCAGCTCGTGATTTCGGGCGCCGGAGGACTCGACCACGACAGACTGTGCGCACTGGTCGAGCAGCACTTCGCCCCTCCGGGCGGCGATGCGCTGGCGTTGTCCCGGGTGCCTCCACCGTTCATACCCGCGGCGCGCCACGCGATCGAGGACGTTCAGCAGCTCTATGTGGTGTTGTCGACCCGCGGGGTGCCCGACGATCACCCTGATCGCGATCCACTGGTGGTGCTGAACACGCTGTTCGGCGGCGGCATGAGTTCTCGGCTGTTCCAGAGCGTGCGCGAGGAGGCGGGGCTCGCCTATTCAGTCTATTCGGCGCTCGAGTTCCATCGCGACTGTGGCGCCCTCGGCGTGCACATGGGGGTTTCGCCCGCGCGCGGACGCGAGGCGCTGGCGCGTGTGCGCACCGAGCTTTCGAAGCTGGCCGAGGCCGGACCCGAGTTCGCTGAATTCGAGGCCGCGAAGAGTCAGATCCGCGGCAGCATCTTGCTCGATCACGAAAGCGTTTCGTCGCGCATGTTCCATCTCGCAGGTGAAGAAATCCTGCGCGGACGCTATACGCCGACCGATGAGCTGGTCGAACGCGTGCTCGCCGTCACGTTCGAACAGGTGCGCGACGTCGCGCGCCGCTACCTGATTCCCGAGAGCTGGGCGCTCACCGCGCTGGGGCCCGCGACGCATGGCGAACTCGGTGCGAGCGACTGGCCGATCGCCGCGCGAGTCGAGAGCTCGTGACCGCTCGCCCGCCGCTCGCAAGCAGCTTTCGTCCCGGTGAGGGGCGAGTCTCCAAGTGGCGTGAGGTGGCGCGACGGCTGCGTACCGGCTACCGGGAGGGATGGCGGCGACACGGTGCGGGGGACGGGCTCACGATGGGCGTGGTGCTCGCGGTGCTCGGCGGCGCCGCGTATCGGGGGCGCGGGATCTACTACTTCCTCGACTTCCGTGACGGCGGCCGTCGCTACGCCGGACTGCTCACGCTGCTGAGCGGGTTCTGCCTGCTGATCTACGCGTGGTCGCCGTTCCTGGTGTGGCGGCGGCTCCGCCGCGCCCGGGTGCGCGGGCTCGAACCGGCGGCGTGGCTCCTCGGTGCTCTGATCGGCGTATTTCTGGCATTCGACGAAACCGTGCAGCTCCACGATTCAGGAGCGCGCGTGCTCGGCCGGCTCGGCGTGCCCGAGCTGTTCGGGATGCTGGATCGTGACCTCTACATCTTCGGTGCCTATGCGGTGACCGCGATCCTCGGCGCATGGCTGGCGAGACGTCGACTGCTCGCGCATTTGCACGTGCTGCTGCCGGGGACGCGCGCGATCGTGTGTCTCCTGATCTCGCAACTCTCCGATCTCGCGCCCTGGGACACGCTGGGCGAGGCGACACGGCAGTGGCTCGGCACGTTGGAG encodes:
- a CDS encoding class I SAM-dependent methyltransferase, producing MSDETRYEFGANWQSYVKHALNEQRVAHAVTSMREFLGVETLRGRRVLDIGCGSGLFSLAAHLLEAEHVESFDYDANSVAATRSLQCAHGVADERWTVRQGSVLDAAFMATVQPADVVYSWGVLHHTGHMWEAIDAAATRVLPGGRFAISIYNKVERFPDSSRMWWHLKRTYTRGPAVVRRLMEAGYVANFVLTRLVTLRNPISPFLDREGAGRRGMEFMHDVRDWLGGFPYEYATSGEIFQHVHSRAGFELERLVNWEGNACNELLFRRP
- a CDS encoding insulinase family protein codes for the protein MSDLQFQKTVLPSGMTVLSEPMPDRRSIAFGAFVRSGARDEPSERLGITHFVEHMMFKGTERRDARAIAHSLESLGGHLDAFTAREQVCYYARALGDHLPEVVDVVADILSRSRFAPNDIEREKSVVCEEILAYDDNPEERVQDQHARHLWGEHGLGRPILGSAETVRALTREDLVTFHARRYRADQLVISGAGGLDHDRLCALVEQHFAPPGGDALALSRVPPPFIPAARHAIEDVQQLYVVLSTRGVPDDHPDRDPLVVLNTLFGGGMSSRLFQSVREEAGLAYSVYSALEFHRDCGALGVHMGVSPARGREALARVRTELSKLAEAGPEFAEFEAAKSQIRGSILLDHESVSSRMFHLAGEEILRGRYTPTDELVERVLAVTFEQVRDVARRYLIPESWALTALGPATHGELGASDWPIAARVESS
- a CDS encoding polyribonucleotide nucleotidyltransferase, with translation MEQKVTLDLGGRELIISTGKMAKLAGGSALVQFGGTYVLVAASAAKSPTLGRDFVPLTVDYRERTYAAGRIPGGFFKREGRPTEKEVLSSRLIDRPIRPLFEKQFPYETQIMATVISSDQENDADVLALVGASAAMCLSDIPFPEPIGGVRVARINGELVVNPTVSQLEESDMDVIVAGTATDIIMVEGGTREISETELLDALDFAMTHIRRLVEIQRELIGRSGKGKRPLLAGPDLGEMKQALEAYRSRLRDAIRIPGKEQRQEEVDRLTKEAVGAHAERFGELAPFIGKLLHEIERDELRRTVLNDKLRADGRGPDQIRPVTVEVGVLPRTHGSCLFTRGETQALAVATLGTKSDEQRVEELEGQSWKSYMLHYNFPPFSVGEVRPIRGPGRREIGHGALAERAIEPVIPADTSFPYTIRLVSDILESNGSSSMATVCGSSMALMDAGVPIKAPVAGIAMGLIKEGDAVEVLTDILGVEDHLGDMDFKVCGTRDGITAFQMDTKIGGVSRQVMADALERARKGRLHILGIMDAALAAPRTEMSPFAPRITIINIHPDKIREVIGPGGKVIKKITEETGAQIDIDDSGEVRIAAVNLEGGRRAEELIRGIAQDPEVGAVYQGKVRSVVTFGAFVEIVPGRDGLLHISEIEHHRLARTEDVLNVGDMVMVKVIGVDKEGKIKLSRKALLPEPEGGVPAGAASSSGSGYGGGGDRDRDRGRDRGRRR